Proteins from a genomic interval of Desulfobulbaceae bacterium:
- the xth gene encoding exodeoxyribonuclease III: MDINKVLDVLEKEVANYKVPVVDLIAVQTRDPFKVLVATILSARTKDETTAEAAERLFEKAPDVKQLAGLSEQEISKLIYPVGFYKNKAGYLASLPAALEAFGGVVPDEIDLLVKLPGVGRKTANLVRAVVFKKPAICVDTHVHRIMNIWGYVTTRTPLETEMVLRAKLPERHWLTVNSTLVAFGQGTCRPVGPHCDRCVISADCPQIGVTPRRLSKNAKRSTAGKTFISWNVNGIRAVEKKGFVDIVKESSADIFAIQETKAQPEQLSEALLKIDGYHSFWFSAQKKGYSSVAIYTRQEPENVLYGLGDELYDHEGRVLTAEYSDFFLVNAYFPNSQHGLARLDYKLGFNAALQSFAAKLAKKKSVVVCGDFNVAHTEIDLANPKSNEQNPGFTPQERAWMDTFIDSGFADTFRKFDQGPDNYTWWSYRFNARERNIGWRIDYFCVDSKSEKRVVDAVILKEQMGSDHCPVSISFV; encoded by the coding sequence ATTGATATAAATAAAGTACTCGATGTGCTGGAAAAAGAAGTCGCCAACTACAAGGTACCTGTTGTTGATCTCATAGCCGTTCAAACCAGAGATCCATTCAAGGTTTTAGTGGCCACGATCCTCTCGGCCCGGACTAAGGACGAGACAACCGCGGAGGCAGCAGAACGTCTTTTTGAAAAGGCCCCGGATGTAAAACAACTGGCGGGCTTGTCTGAGCAGGAGATCAGTAAACTAATCTATCCGGTTGGTTTTTATAAAAACAAGGCTGGCTATCTTGCCTCGCTGCCAGCGGCACTTGAGGCGTTTGGCGGTGTCGTTCCCGATGAGATTGACTTGCTTGTTAAACTCCCCGGAGTTGGTCGAAAAACGGCAAATCTGGTGAGGGCAGTGGTCTTTAAAAAGCCGGCGATCTGTGTCGATACACATGTGCACCGGATTATGAATATCTGGGGCTATGTAACTACCAGAACGCCACTGGAAACGGAAATGGTGCTCCGTGCCAAACTGCCGGAAAGGCATTGGCTGACGGTTAACTCCACTCTGGTGGCTTTTGGCCAGGGAACGTGCAGGCCGGTAGGGCCTCATTGTGACCGCTGCGTCATCAGCGCTGACTGCCCTCAAATTGGCGTCACGCCCAGGCGTTTGAGCAAAAATGCCAAGAGGAGCACGGCGGGTAAGACGTTTATCTCATGGAATGTAAATGGTATCCGGGCGGTGGAGAAAAAGGGATTTGTTGATATTGTTAAAGAGTCCTCGGCAGACATTTTTGCGATTCAGGAAACTAAGGCTCAACCGGAACAGCTTTCCGAGGCACTCCTGAAAATTGACGGCTATCACTCATTTTGGTTTTCAGCACAAAAAAAAGGGTATTCCAGTGTTGCTATCTATACCAGGCAGGAGCCTGAAAATGTATTGTATGGCCTTGGTGATGAACTTTATGATCATGAGGGCAGGGTGCTGACTGCGGAGTACAGTGATTTTTTTCTAGTCAATGCCTATTTTCCAAACTCCCAGCACGGCTTGGCGCGCCTGGATTATAAGTTGGGTTTTAATGCCGCCCTGCAAAGCTTTGCAGCAAAGCTTGCCAAAAAGAAATCCGTGGTTGTCTGTGGTGATTTCAATGTTGCCCATACGGAGATAGATTTGGCAAATCCAAAATCAAATGAGCAAAATCCAGGCTTTACACCACAGGAGAGGGCCTGGATGGATACCTTTATCGATTCAGGATTTGCAGATACCTTCAGAAAGTTCGATCAGGGGCCGGATAACTATACCTGGTGGAGTTATCGGTTTAATGCACGGGAAAGGAATATTGGTTGGCGTATTGATTACTTTTGTGTTGATTCGAAAAGTGAAAAACGCGTGGTTGATGCAGTTATCTTAAAAGAGCAGATGGGTTCAGACCATTGTCCGGTTTCAATCAGTTTTGTTTAG